From one Mytilus trossulus isolate FHL-02 chromosome 10, PNRI_Mtr1.1.1.hap1, whole genome shotgun sequence genomic stretch:
- the LOC134687092 gene encoding uncharacterized protein LOC134687092 — protein sequence MATNSSYCDFCDNLQINEHSVVWCSECDEGPNEECKNHNSDSKASKSHETVSISEYKKIPTEVINIVQTCKLHNEKFELFCRDHDCPCCQKCVNSHIDCKSLTDLNELTKNINTSNSFYEFEQTLLEVVDNIKQLGINRKENLKSLENKKKEIEAVIKQTRKNINDHLDRLQDDLIKELKTVEQNESRKIEKLLTTLKKKEKEINKVIHNFACIKQHASELQIFLTMKDIEKDIAVEEIFFQSITTGESTKHVNISFQITRSLQQIYAGVQKFGEIIVSFNQSDFSIKKRKDRQAQIMVALPTKNINNMTLTFRKRISTKLTSIYGCSLLPGDRMVFSCNKQNKIRVLKSDGSKDFEKKNDGDTLDVVFIGGDSIAVTYRYSRHLNINIIDLKKHKLKKSINLNAYYIGVVYKDGHLLYCNGTEGIKMINLNDETITNIGTTILTDLAYVTTFGDRLIYTNFKNHSVTCCDYQSNILWKFCERSVLRTPQGISVDNDGNVYVAGHDTDNVVVISTNGQCYRQLKLSEDGLISPSAVHYDTSNNKLLVASVFGEAFLYDFK from the coding sequence ATGGCAACCAATTCCAGTTATTGTGATTTTTGTGACAATCTTCAGATTAATGAACATTCAGTAGTATGGTGTTCTGAATGTGATGAAGGGCCCAATGAAGAGTGTAAGAATCATAACTCTGATTCCAAGGCGTCAAAAAGCCATGAAACCGTTTCTATTTccgaatacaaaaaaatacccACCGAAGTCATAAACATCGTCCAGACCTGCAAACTTCATAATGAGAAATTCGAACTTTTCTGTAGAGACCACGATTGTCCATGCTGTCAGAAATGTGTGAATTCTCACATCGATTGTAAAAGTTTAACAGACTTAAATGAACTCACAAAGAACATCAACACTTCAAACTCCTTTTACGAATTCGAACAAACCCTGCTGGAAGTCGTCGATAATATTAAACAACTCGGCATCAACCGgaaagaaaatttgaaatctctggaaaacaagaaaaaagaaattgaagcagtaataaaacaaactaggaaaaatataaatgaccaCCTTGATAGACTTCAGGATGATTTGATTAAAGAATTAAAGACAGTTGAACAAAATGAAAGCAGGAAAATTGAAAAGTTATTGACTACTctaaaaaagaaggaaaaagaGATAAATAAAGTAATACATAACTTTGCCTGTATCAAACAACATGCGTCtgaacttcaaatatttttaaccatgaAGGATATCGAAAAAGATATTGCAGTCgaagaaattttttttcaatcgattaCCACAGGTGAATCCACAAAACATGTCAATATTTCATTCCAGATTACTCGGTCTTTACAGCAAATCTATGCAGGCGTACAGAAGTTTGGAGAAATAATTGTCAGTTTTAATCAAAGTGATTTTTCCATTAAAAAACGAAAGGACAGACAAGCCCAGATTATGGTAGCTCTTCCAACCAAAAATATTAACAACATGACTCTAACGTTCCGGAAACGTATCAGTACAAAGTTGACTAGTATCTATGGTTGTTCACTGCTTCCTGGTGATCGGATGGTATTCTCTTGTaataagcaaaataaaataagggtACTCAAGTCTGACGGATCGAAagatttcgaaaaaaagaaCGATGGTGACACGTTGGATGTGGTATTTATTGGAGGTGATTCTATTGCTGTAACATACCGCTATTCACGTCACCTTAACATTAATATAATCGACCTGAAGAAGcacaaattgaaaaaatcgATCAACTTAAATGCATACTATATTGGAGTAGTATACAAAGACGGACATTTGCTGTATTGTAACGGGACAGAAGGAATAAAGATGATCAATTTGAATGACGAAACTATTACCAATATAGGCACTACCATACTTACAGATTTAGCGTACGTTACAACATTCGGTGACAGACTGATCtacacaaactttaaaaatcacAGTGTTACCTGTTGTGATTATCAAAGTAACATACTGTGGAAGTTTTGTGAGAGAAGTGTTCTTCGGACTCCACAAGGTATCTCTGTAGACAATGACGGCAATGTGTATGTAGCAGGGCATGACACTGACAATGTGGTCGTTATATCTACGAATGGACAATGCTACAGACAACTCAAATTAAGTGAAGATGGACTAATTAGTCCAAGCGCGGTGCATTACGACACGTCTAAcaataaattgttagttgcaaGTGTTTTCGGTGAAGCgtttttgtatgattttaaatga